Proteins encoded within one genomic window of Dyadobacter chenhuakuii:
- a CDS encoding helix-turn-helix domain-containing protein — METTTTLHIQSISQLHQLLQLPKPRHPLVSLTRFEDFPEIKIEQRTRLITDFYQVTLKTECPCKIQYGQSIFDFDEGVMSCFAPRQVSFIDKDFVPAKAGWQLSIHPDFLRNAALAGKIKSYGYFDYAVNEALILSDDEQKTVENIFLQLQKELSLPIDNFSQEVWIANIELMLTYCDRYYNRQFITRKTVSNELLNKVERILNSYFDSDQLHNGLPTAQFLAEELHLSSKYLSDCLKQLTGNTTQHLIHEKLIERAKERLSTTHLSVSEIAYELGFDYPQSFSKLFKTKTRQTPLQFRAGYN, encoded by the coding sequence ATGGAAACGACAACAACGCTTCACATTCAGTCGATCAGCCAGCTGCACCAACTCTTGCAGCTGCCGAAGCCCAGGCATCCGCTGGTGAGCCTGACGAGGTTTGAGGATTTCCCTGAGATAAAAATTGAACAGCGGACAAGGCTTATTACGGACTTTTACCAGGTTACTCTGAAAACGGAATGTCCTTGCAAAATACAATACGGCCAAAGTATTTTCGATTTTGACGAGGGAGTAATGTCGTGCTTTGCGCCCAGGCAGGTGAGTTTTATTGATAAGGATTTCGTCCCTGCAAAAGCTGGCTGGCAGCTGTCCATCCATCCGGATTTTCTTCGTAACGCTGCTCTGGCCGGTAAGATTAAGTCTTACGGATATTTCGATTATGCAGTCAATGAAGCGCTCATTCTTTCAGACGACGAGCAAAAGACGGTGGAAAACATCTTCCTCCAACTGCAAAAAGAGTTGTCGCTGCCAATTGACAATTTCAGTCAGGAAGTATGGATTGCCAACATTGAGCTCATGCTGACTTACTGCGACCGATATTACAACAGACAATTTATCACCCGTAAGACGGTCAGCAACGAGCTTTTAAATAAAGTTGAGAGAATCTTGAACAGTTACTTTGATTCCGACCAGCTTCACAATGGTTTACCCACAGCACAATTTTTGGCCGAGGAATTACATTTGTCTTCCAAGTATCTGAGCGATTGCCTGAAACAGCTCACCGGGAACACTACCCAACATTTGATCCACGAAAAGCTGATCGAACGTGCTAAAGAGCGACTATCGACAACGCATCTATCTGTTAGTGAAATTGCCTATGAATTAGGTTTCGACTATCCGCAATCGTTTAGCAAGCTTTTCAAAACGAAGACACGGCAAACACCGCTGCAATTCCGGGCGGGCTATAATTAG
- a CDS encoding SDR family NAD(P)-dependent oxidoreductase codes for MEYTLITGASGGIGEALAIKLAEKKHNLILVARNAEKLSRLSKHLQETYGVQATYIAADLTKQDAPFQIFQETQKQNWEVDMLVNNAGIGSGGEFAALNLQSELDLIQLNNASLVAMTHLFMQPMRERKSGTIINVASMAAFAPVPYMATYAASKVFVRSFTEAITEECKPYNILVMLFAPGLTKTNFNEAAGINNEKGVGLSSDYQTAVTQTPEEVADELLKALETKKHFQVSGSRNRIGARLTSLLPNAMIARFMANSYRKKSGLI; via the coding sequence ATGGAATATACATTAATAACAGGAGCTTCGGGTGGAATCGGTGAAGCTCTGGCAATAAAGCTGGCTGAAAAAAAGCATAATCTGATTCTTGTGGCACGCAACGCAGAGAAACTCTCCAGGCTTAGTAAACATTTACAGGAAACATATGGAGTGCAGGCAACTTACATTGCGGCGGACCTGACTAAACAGGATGCTCCATTTCAAATTTTTCAAGAAACCCAAAAACAAAACTGGGAAGTCGATATGCTTGTCAACAATGCGGGAATCGGCTCTGGCGGTGAGTTTGCAGCGTTGAATTTGCAATCTGAACTGGATTTGATACAACTTAATAATGCATCCCTGGTAGCGATGACGCATCTTTTCATGCAACCTATGCGTGAGCGAAAAAGCGGCACGATCATCAATGTCGCCTCGATGGCAGCCTTCGCTCCTGTACCTTACATGGCGACTTATGCGGCAAGCAAAGTTTTTGTCCGCTCCTTTACCGAGGCGATAACCGAGGAATGTAAACCATACAATATTCTGGTTATGCTGTTTGCGCCGGGACTGACAAAAACCAATTTCAATGAAGCTGCGGGCATTAACAATGAAAAAGGTGTCGGATTAAGCTCAGATTATCAAACAGCTGTCACGCAAACGCCGGAAGAAGTGGCAGATGAATTATTGAAAGCTTTGGAGACAAAAAAACATTTCCAGGTATCCGGAAGCAGAAACCGGATCGGCGCACGGCTGACTAGCTTATTGCCAAATGCGATGATCGCCCGATTTATGGCCAATTCCTACCGGAAAAAATCAGGTTTGATTTAG
- a CDS encoding peptide-methionine (S)-S-oxide reductase has product MLKTDKIGLGGSCHWCTEAIFQSLKGVVNVSQGWIKPDGNFSGFSEAVIVEFDPDAISLENLIAIHLYTHSSTSEHAMRSKYRSAVYTFNDYQVIPAKQAIEILQKEFEDPIITKVIPFKTFKLNDQQYLDYYYKNPEMPFCKTFIDPKLKILLKQFSSQVDEEKLRSAEYKRM; this is encoded by the coding sequence ATGTTAAAGACAGACAAAATTGGTTTAGGAGGGAGCTGCCATTGGTGTACCGAAGCAATATTCCAATCCTTAAAGGGCGTGGTCAACGTAAGTCAGGGCTGGATCAAGCCGGACGGCAATTTTTCTGGATTCTCGGAAGCAGTGATTGTCGAATTTGACCCCGATGCGATTTCCCTTGAAAACCTAATTGCAATCCACCTTTACACGCACAGCAGCACTTCCGAACATGCGATGCGATCTAAATACAGATCCGCGGTTTATACTTTCAATGACTATCAGGTAATCCCAGCAAAGCAGGCTATTGAGATATTGCAAAAGGAGTTTGAAGATCCAATCATTACAAAAGTGATTCCGTTCAAGACCTTCAAGTTGAACGATCAGCAATATCTGGATTACTACTATAAAAACCCCGAGATGCCGTTTTGCAAAACGTTCATTGACCCGAAATTGAAGATTCTATTGAAGCAGTTTTCAAGTCAAGTGGATGAGGAGAAGTTGCGATCTGCTGAGTATAAAAGGATGTAG